From the genome of bacterium:
AGGGCTGGCAGTGATAATGTACTGTAATGACTACGAAGATTATTTACCAGTTGCGGAATACTACATCCCTCCCGACATCAATTGGTGGTGGGAGACAATTGGACCGTACCTTTCACTTCCATCTTCGGGGACGACAGGGTTTGGTAAAACCGTAATGAGGTGCCCGACTGCGGCTAAGGCTATTGGTGTTGGGACGAATAGGAACACTTACGGAGTCTTTTCGAATAATAAATATGGTCCCTTTAAGTGGTTGGACTTCACCTCCAGCTCCCCTGACGACCAGAGGTTTAAGTTTAAAATCACTAAGTATAGGGGCAATACGATGCTGATGGGTGATTCTGATGGCAATGCGGCGCTCACAGATGTCTATGGTGAGAACGGTGCATACGACTACAATGAACCCACGAGTATAGCATATCGGCATAACAACGGTTTCTGCATGGTCTGTGTTGACGGTCACGTCGAGTGGATCAGCAAAAGCACCTTTTTGTCGACGATGCCGACTTATATGACTACGCATTAACCCGACGCATTTGCAGTAGGTTACACGAA
Proteins encoded in this window:
- a CDS encoding DUF1559 domain-containing protein; translation: MCAKFSLFVHQVQTDLRETTYSTTKSRSAASSPRSTSSLHAFTLIELLVVIAIIAILAAMLLPALSMAREKARQATCINNLKQAGLAVIMYCNDYEDYLPVAEYYIPPDINWWWETIGPYLSLPSSGTTGFGKTVMRCPTAAKAIGVGTNRNTYGVFSNNKYGPFKWLDFTSSSPDDQRFKFKITKYRGNTMLMGDSDGNAALTDVYGENGAYDYNEPTSIAYRHNNGFCMVCVDGHVEWISKSTFLSTMPTYMTTH